The nucleotide window AAGAGCATGTCTTCACAGCCTCTTGTTTTGCAAGCTCGAGCAAGGTCAGTAAAAATTGGCTGATTGACAGTGGATGTAGTCATTATATGGCTTCAAACAAAAGTATGTTCAGGGAGCTAGACACCAGTTTTGTGTCCAAAATCAGAATCGGAAATGGTGAGCTTTTAAAGGCCAAAGGCAAGGGCAAGGCTGTGATTTGTACTCACTCAGGTAACAAGACTATCTCTGAGGTTCTTTATGTACCTAACATTGACCAAAATTTGCTTAGTGTCGGTCAGTTGCTGGAAAAAGGTTACTCCCTTATTTTTGAAGGAAAAACATGTATGATCAAGGACTCTTTTGGTCAAGAGCTAGTGACAGTATCTATATATGATAGATCATTCATTTTAGATGTGAATCAGCTACAAGCTAAGGCAAATACTGCTCTAGCCGATGAATCATGTTTGTGGCACAAGAGAATGGGCATGTGAACTATAAGTGACTAAGCTTGCTGCAAAAAATGAGCTTAGTTGAAGGCATGTCCAGGATCAAGCTCAAGAATGATGTATGTGAGGTTTGTCAACTTGGCAAGCAGACCAGACTGCCTTTTCCTATCAACAAAGCTTGGAGAGCTCAAAAGAGGCTCCAACTAGTTCATACAGACATTTGTGGACCTATGAAGACCACCTCTTTGAATGGAAGCAGGTACTTTGCACTATTCATTAATGATTGCACCAGATTTTATTGGGTGAGTTTCTTGAAACAAAAGTCAGATGTAGCTGATTTCTTTTGCAAATTCAAGGCATTGGCTGAGAACCAAGCCAGTTGTAAGTTGAAGTGCATAAGGTCAGATAATGGAACTATGTTTCTCAGAGGTTTCAAAATATTTGTGATGAAGGTGGGATTTAACACCAATTGACAACCATTTACACACCACAGCAAAATGGTGTCTGTGAGAGGAAGAATAGGACAGTCCTCGATATGGCCAGGTGCATTCTGTTTGAGGCCAATATGCCTAACAATTTTTGGGCTGAGGCTGTAAACACATCTATCTACTTGCTGAATAGGCTACCAACTAATGCAGTTAGGGGTAAAACACCATTTGAAGCCTGGTTTGGACAAAAACCAGTTGTTTCACACTTGAAAGTGTTTGGTTGCTTGTGCTATGTATTGGTGCCAGCTGAAAAAAGAACCAAGCTCGAGAAGAGATCCATGCTAGGAGTGTTTGTTGGATACAGCAATGTGAAAAAGGGATATAGGGTCTTTGATCCATTGGCCAAAAAGATTGTAGTAAGCAGGGATGTGAAGTTTAATGAAGCAAGCTACTGGAAATGGGATGGAACTAATGGAAGTTTGCTTGAGGAGGACCAAAATGATCTTGACTTGCAGCATGCTGAGATTGAAGCTGAAGCTGAAGGTGATTATGATGATGTACTTGTCAGAGGCACTAGGACACTAGCAAACATCTATGAAAGGTGTGCTGTAACCATGGTTGAGCCTTTCTGCTATGATGAAGCAGCAAAGGAGAGCTGCTGGCAAGAAGCTATGGAAGCTAAATTGAGAATGATCCATAAGAATGATACTTGGGAGCTAGTTGATAGGCCAGCAAATAGAAAGGTTATTAGTGTCAAATGGGTGTTCAGGACCAAGAACAATGCGGATGGGTCACTGAACAAGCAAAGGCTAGGCTAGTTGTGAAAGGCTATAGTCAGCAGCAAGGGGTTGATTTCTTTGAAACCTTTGCACCTATTGTAAGGTTAGATACCATAAGGCTATTATTTACCTTGGCTGCTCAGAAGCAATGAAAAGTCCATCAATTGGATGTCAAATCAGCATTTCCAAATGGATTTCTTAAGGAAGAAATCTTCATAGAACAACCTGATGGATTTAAGGTTGCTGGTGAAGAACACAAAGTCTACAAGCTCAAGAAGGCTTTGTATGGTCTAAAATAAGCTCCAAGGGCCTGGTATGACAGGATTGATGCATACTGTCAAGGCTAGGATTCGAGAAGAGCATCAGTGAGCCTACATTCTATGTGAAGAAGGCTGAGAAAGAAACCTTGTTGATAGTCTCACATTATGTGAATGACTTATTAGTTACTGCCTGTAGAAGTGAATTGATTGAGGATTTTAAGAAGCAAATGCAAGATGTGTTCGAGATGACTGATATTGGTTTGATAACCTACTTCCTTGGTATGGAAGTGAATCAGAATGAGCATGGCATTTTCATAAGCCAGCAAGCATTTGCACTGAAAGTTCTAAGAAAATTCAACATGTTAAAGTGCAAGCCCACTAGCACTCCTGTTGCAATAGGAAAGAAATTGTCAAGCACTAGTGAGCATGATCGAGTGGATGAAAAGGGGTACAGGAGTTTGGTTGGTTGCCTACTCTATTTAACAGCAACAAGGCCAGATATTATGTATGTTGTTAGCCTTCTCTCGAGGTTCATGCATTGCTGCAACACAGCTCATTTCAAGGCTGCTAAAATAGTCTTAAGGTATGTCAAAGGAACCTTAGGTTATGGTGTGATGTTTGAGAAAGCTGAAGAATTAAAGCTAGTTGGTTATTCAGACAGTGATTGGGCTGGCTCAGTTGATGATATGAAGAGAACATCAGGATATTTCTTCACTCTAGGTTTAGGAGTTTTCAGCTGGAGTTCAAAGAAACAACAGACAGTAGCTCAATCCACTACAAAGGCTGAGTATATTGCAGCTGCTACTATTGTTAATCAAGCAATTTGGCTTAGAAAGCTGTTGGATGATTTGAATGCTAGTCAAACAGAAGCAACAGAGATTAAGGTAGACAATCAGTCAGCTGTTGCAATAGCCAAGAACCCTATGTTCCAAGGCAAAACGAAGCATTTCAAGATCAGATATCAGTTTGTGAGGGAAGCAGAATTAACTAAGGAAATCAGCTTGGTCTATTGTTGTTCGAGGGATCAGCTTGCTGATGTTTTGACCAAGCCATTGGTTGCTACAAGGTTCGAGTGTTTAAGGAAGGAAATTGGAGTTTGCTGTTTTgtagccaaggaggagtgttaaaAGGTGGCAACAAATATCATGTGTACGTTATCCGGATGAAATATGTTAAAAGGTGGCAACAAACAGCACATGTAAGTTACCCGGATGAAATACAGCAACATGCAAAAGTACCATATGTTATCCGGatgaagtatttttttttttttgtgtgtgtgtgataGGCGACCTATATCTAATCTGACAACTTTTTTGCCTGGATAAAGTTAGTCAACCTAAGCAGCTTTAGATAATCAGCAGGTTACTATTGAGCTGTTTTGGTGCAAGTTACTTTTCAGAAAATTTATTGCTCTTTCAATGTAATAGTTTAATATAtgtacattttatctttaaacaaAAAATATGAATGAGAGAAGTCAACTTAAATTTCTCCTTCAACATCTGAGCTTTTCCTCTGTTTTCATCTTTCAACACaaattttagttcttttatttttgttttgtgatcAAAAACCCAACAACCTTGATGCTTATTTTCTCCATTTCCATCCTTACTTCatcttcttccttctcttctttcTCTGATTTGTCGTCATAATAAGCCGTCCGGGCCAGTGTTTCTCGCATCTGCAACTGTGCCATAAACAGCACCTGCACTACTGCTCTCACTGGTAATCTTTCATTTTTGGCAGCATGCTCACAAGCTTCAGGTGACATTTTTCGAAAATCCAGGGCCTTACAAACCTGTTCTTTCTCCTTCTCTGTCAGGTAAGCATGCTTTTCAAAGTATATGTCGATAGCCCGGTATATTCCATCAGAGTTTCTTTTTGTTCCTAACGCTGCTGCCATGGACATCTCTACAAGTGAAATGAAACTGTCTATCATTAAATCCATATCACAAGCAACTTCAGCTAAGAATTCTTCCATGAGTTCTGCCACAGAGATAAATCCAGAAGCATCAGAGCTATTGTAATTGCTGTAGAATACTTTCAGAATCCTCCTTATGCACTCAATATCATATTGCACTTCCTTGGCATAGCCTTGAGGAAGAATTAGCAAGTCCTTTACTTTTGCCCGGTCCAGCTGCTTTCCAATCCTAATCTCAAAACTTTTCCTACAAACCGAGCTAGCTTCCAAGTTGATCGCGCATCGGAGCATTTCGAACAACAATGTGCAAGGAATGAGTTCTCTTCTGTGAGGTAGAAGCTTTTCCAAAGTTTCAATTACATTTCTTTGAGATTTCCTCTTGTAAATTGACATAGTCTCCCTTCCATTGTTACAATGAAAGATCCACTTCTTTGCATATCGATAAATGGAAGCAGAAATGTAAGTTGGTGGGATTTCATGTTGTTTCATTGTGTAAATGATAGGCTCATATAGCTGGAGAGACAATGGTGTCAAATCCTCCTGCCAGTCAAGAGCAAAGAGCCTCCTCTTTGCATTAGGCCTATCACTGTCATCACCTTTGTCTGTTGAGACGATTATCGGTGCCCCTAGATGTCTCGGATTATCTGATGCCTTTGCAATCATAGCCTGTAAGCAGGCATCGAATAAACCGATCTGCATTGTTTGTTGAAGGGACTTTTCGGAGGAGCGCAAAGCCTTGATAATTTCATTCCAACTAGGAAGGACTGTTTGTTCAAAGAAAGTAACAGCTTTGCTTAATAGATTGTTATTGCAGTGATTTTCATCCATACCCAAGTAGAAAGACAAGCAGATGAGTGGTACAATGTTTTCAGTGGACATCTGAACTGCACATCCATGGCAGAATCTTGCAACAAGGTCGAAAGTCTCTGAATCAACTGGAATGTCATGAAGCAAGTAATATAGATCTGCATTGGAATTCTCTTTAAGTAAGGCAGAAGGAAAGAGGCATACTTCCTACTTGAACTTCCAATTCTGTAGAAGATGCAGATTTAGTCATCCTGAGAACAAAAACGAAAAAGTTATAAGGCGGAAATTGGGAGGAATCTGGAGAAACAATTCGAAGATTCAATACCTCAATAATGTATCTACGTATCGCCTTTCGGTCATGTTGTTTGGTTTCAGCTTTTGAATGCCAACCAGAATGCAGAATCAGAGTAGACTTTATAAATTCAGGCTCCTTGATCAGTGTGACAAAGTTAGGCCAATTCAGTGCTACAGAGTTGAAAACCAGAATGTTCCATAACAGTAACTATAATATATTGATAATATTAACAGCAAAAGTTTATGAACAGTTAAATCGGATGTTAGCGATTCTTAAACAAAATGTTTGATGGGGAAAAACAGTCGTATGAAAAAACAGAAGAAGAAgcatgtatatgtgatatctagGATTGAAAGCCAAATTATACAGAGAAAATATATTAATTACCTTGAAGAATATAGTGAGAGAAGTAAGAGAGGAAGAACAGCATTTACCTCATTGGTAAATCTTCATTTGTTGAGAAAGAGTTGAAGGAAAAAGTAAAACAAACGTTCTACAATAACACAAATACTAGTTCCTAATTTTATGGGGGTTctgttatttaaaatatttttcaaagggATTTTGATACTAGAAgctgtttattttattattattactttttccatacaaaacaaattaatttataatatttttggatTCAAATTCGATTCATTTAAAAaagatttatattaataaattaaaatgaaatcaaataatatttttgagaaacaacttaaatttaaaacaattattaaaaaaatattaaaatttagacAAATTGTTTTTTAATTAGACTTTTTTAAGGGTCGAGTCCTAGATAGAGCTGACAAAATAGGTCTGAGCTAGAAAGCTCGCTCATAATGATTGAACTTAAAACAATTAGAGCATGTAACGATCCAagctaaaaataaattaaacttgAGAAAGTTCGAACTTGAGCAAATGCTAAATTCGTGTTGATCGAAGCTCAAAAAACTCGAACTCGAAATAGGCCAAAATCGGTGCCGATTCCAAGCCCATAATATGTTCGATCCAAAacctaaatttataattaaatagacATTAATAATTAACATtatgataataattaaaataaaaataaaatataaacaaataagtGATAATtatattaaacaattataaacaataaaattaattaacaatttaagttataaattaaaacaacttttttaataattatgaagataaaatatttttaaatttaataacaaATTGTCAAGTTGGTTTAGATATGAACATtaatttatctaaattaattttagaaatatattttaaataaatataattgtaAACATTATAAAGAAAATGAGTAATTGACTGAATTTTGCAAAGGCTAATCTTTTTACCATTTGTGCTAAATAAATTAACTATACATcatgttttcttctttttctttttcctttgtttttttacattttatgctCATGTTTGATGATAAAAGTAGTGTATTTTTCAACATTATAGTTGTATATCCCGTATTGAAACGGTTGATAGAAAAAAATGAACTTAAAAGTGTAGTTAATATGTTATTTTTACAACCGAATGGATTAAAATTGATCCAAAATAAGAGGTTGGACTGGTTAATCCATGAACTAGTATGAACCGATTGTATTGAGTTAAAAGAATGATTTTAATCAGACAGTTGAACTACAAaaactattttctttttttttaatgagtttttaataatttatctaATTGAATTGGACAAATAAATCTTACTAGGCGAACGATTAAaccaaaaattaaatatttaactaGTTCGATCACTGTTCCTATTTTAGAAAACTCACTAAGAAAACAATtatcaaattagaaaaaaattatagCAAAAACttcaaaaactaataaaaaattGGAATTTACCTGTTTTGAGTTAGCAAGAAAGCAAGaaccataaatttttttttactttttaatttttccaaTGTATTACAAATATGAATcatcctttttttaaaaaaatctatcttagagaatgAATTTCGATAAATTGATATTCAAATTTAATTGAATTTAGACATTCATTTCTATGTATTTTTAgaattgaatttttaataatttttaaattttaaaatttttgcttACATAGAATATCTTGTCTATTACTGACATGCATTGTCATCAAGATGACTGACTCAACTATTGCGATGAATTCCGCATTTTGGATGCTCCTTCTTCTTCTTGGCCGGGCAATGGAAGTCACCCATGCTAGTCATGCACCCAAATTTCCTCTTCATTTCACTCCACAAGCTCACCTTTCCTTTATTTACTCTTTGCCTGATACACCCATTTGTGATTTCTTGCTTCATTTCACGGCAGTCCTTTTCAAGCTCCTTCACCTTGATGCTCATTTTCTCCATTTCCATCCTTACTTCatcttcttccttctcttctttcTCTGATTTGTCGTCATAATAAGCCGTCCAGGCCAGTGTTTCTCGCATCTGCAACTGTGCCATAAACAGCACCTGCACTACTGCTCTCACTGGTAATCTTTCATTTTTGGCAGCATGCTCACAAGCTTCAGGTGACATTTTTCGGAAATCCAGGGCCTTACAAACCTGTTCTTTCTCCTTCTCTGTCAGGTAAGCATGCTTTTCAAAGTATATGTCGATAGCCCGGTATATTCCATCAGAGTTTCTTTTTGTTCCTAACGCTGCTGCCATGGACATCTCTGCAAGTGAAATGAAACTGTCTATCATTAAATCCATAACACAAGCAACTTCAGCTAAGAATTCTTCCATGAGTTCTGCCACGGAGATAAATCCAGAAGCATCGGAGCTATCGTAATTGCTGTAGAATACTTTCAGAATCCTCCTTATGCACTCAATATCATATTGCACTTCCTTGGCATAGCCTTGAGGAAGAATTAGCAAGTCCTTTACTTTTGCCTGGTCCAGCTGCTTTCCAATCCTAATCTCAAAACCTTTCCTACAAACCGAGCTAGCTTCCAAGTTGATCGCGCATCGGAGCATTTCGAACAACAATGTGCAAGGAAGGAGTTCTCTTCCGTGAGGCAGAAGCTTTTCCAAAGTTTCAATTACATTTCTTTGAGATTTCCTCTTGTAAATTGACATAGTCTCCCTTCCATTGTTACAATGAAAGATCCACTTCTTTGCATATCGATAAATGGAAGCAGAAATGTAAGTTGGTGGGATTTCATGCTGTTTCATTGTGTAAATGATAGGCTCATATAGCTGGAGAGACAATGTTGTCAAATCCTCCTGCCAGTCAAGAGCAAAGAGCCTCCTCTTTGCATTAGGCCTATCACTGTCATCACCTTTGTCTGTTGAGACGATTATCGGTTCCCCTAGATGTCTCGGATTATCTGATGCCTTTGCAATCATAGCCTGTAAGCAGGCATCGAATAAACCGATCTGCATTGTTTGTTGAAGGGACTTTTCGGAGGAGCGCAAAGCCTTGATAATTTCATTCCAACTAGGAAGGACTGTTTGTTCGAAGAAAGTAACAGCTTTGCTTAATAGATTGTTATTGCAGTGATTTTCATCCATACCCAAGTAGAAAGACAAGCAGATGAGTGGTACAATGTTTTCAGTGGACATCTGAACTGCACATCCATGGCAGAATCTTGCAACAAGGTCGAAAGTCTCTGAATCAGCTGGAATGTCATGAAGCAAGTAATATAGATCTGCATTGGAATTCTCTTTAAGTAAGGCAGCAACTTTAGCTGATTTTGAGGCCAGAAGTTCCTAAATTATAATGATCATATTCAAATTTAAGTGTTGATTGATAGAGAAGATATTATTAATGAAATGAAGGTTGTTTTGGAACATATCTCACTTTGTCTAAGGAAAGAGGCATACTTCCTACTTGAACTTCCAATTCTGTAGAAGATGCAGATTTAGTCATCCTGAGAACAAAAACGAAAAAGTTATAAGGCGGAAATTGGGAGGAATCTGGAGAAACAATTCGAAGATTCAATACCTCAATAATGTATCTACGTATCGCCTTTCGGTCATGTTGTTTGGTTTCAGCTTTTGAATGCCAACCAGAATGCAGAATCAGAGTAGACTTTATAAATTCAGGCTCCTTGATCAGTGTGACAAAGTTAGGCCAATTCAGTGCTACAGAGTTGAAAACCAGAATGTTCCATAACAGTAACTATAATATATTGATAATATTAACAGCAAAAGTTTATGAACAGTTAAATCGGATGTTAGCGATTCTTAAACAAAATGTTTGATGGGGAAAAACAGTCGTATGAAAAACAGAAGAAGAAgcatgtatatgtgatatctagGATTGAAAGCCAAATTATACAGAGAAAATATATTAATTACCTTGAAGAATATAGTGAGAGAAGTAAGAGAGGAAGAACAGCATTTACCTCATTGGTAAATCTTCATTTGTTGAGAAAGAGTTGAAGGAAAAAGTAAAACAAACGTTCTACAATAACACAAATACTAGTTCCTAATTTTATGGGGTTctgttatttaaaatatttttcaaagggATTTTGATACTAGAAgctgtttattttattattattactttttccatacaaaacaaattaatttataatatttttggattcaaattgattcatttaaaaagatttatattaataaattaaaatgaaatcaaataatattttgagaaacaacttaaatttaaaacaatcattaaaaaatattaaaatttagacAAATTGTTTTTAATTAGACTTTTTAAGGGTCGAGTCCTAGATAGAGTGACAAAATAGGTCTCGAGCTAGAAAGCTCGCTCATAATGATTGAACTTAAAACAATTAGAGCATGTAACGATCCAagctaaaaataaattaaacttgAGAAAGTTCGAACTTGAGCAAATGCTAAATTCGTGTTGATCGAAGCTCAAAAAACTCGAACTCGAAATAGGCCAAAATCGGTGCCGATTCCAAGCCCATAATATGTTCGATCCAAAacctaaatttataattaaatagacATTAATAATTAACATtatgataataattaaaataaaaataaaatataaacaaataagtGATAATtatattaaacaattataaacaataaaattaattaacaatttaagttataaattaaaacaactttttttaataattatgaagataaaatatttttaaatttaataacaaATTGTCAAGTTGGTTTAGATATGAACATtaatttatctaaattaatttttagaaatatatttttaaatatatataattgtaaACATTATAAAGAAAATGAGTAATTGGTTGAATTGCTCAAATGCTAATCCTTTTATCATTTATGCTGTTGAGGTTGTTGGTGAAGTTAATATAGTCGTTGGGGATGTAAAATCAAAGCATTTATTTCACCTGCAACTGCAAGTATCGATACCTCCAAAAAGGGTATCGATATTTGTTGTCATAAATGCTAATTCAGTGACCGTTAGAATGAAATAATCAAtacttcaaaaatattttatcgaTACTTCATGAAATAGGTATCGATACCGAATTGATACTTCATAGGGTTTATGAGAAACATAATACAATTTTGGTATCATTTTTAAGAAAGGTATCgattattttaaaaaaagtatCAATACCAAAAGCATGGTATCGattatttttagggtttctgaaaACAGAATGCCTTTTTGGTCTCAATTTTTCTAAAGGTATCGATATTTCCAAAATTATCAGTACTTGGTCAAATGATAATGATACTTTTTGGCTTGGAGCAATTCTGACTtgtttgaaaataattttgatgtgttaaaatgattttaactTAATTGAGATCATTTTGACTTGGTTAAAAACATTTTCActtgattttaaatttatttcaaaattaaaagagTTTATTgtaaatattcaaattttatttcttagaattcaaatttaaaaattattttgtcaaTTTTAGCTTATATTCAAAAACacttttaatttgttatatcaaaatgtTTTATCAAGTAAAACTTAGTTTAACAATTTCCCCTTTTTATATAACAAAACATTtggtaaatttatttttgaataattgCTCCCCTTAATAAAAGACATTTTAAATTTGAGGCCAAACCAAAATTTGTCATTCAAGTTGGCATTcatttttacttaaaaaaaattagttacaAAAAATTGCATTTAGTTATCATCAAAGCTCATCAAAAGATAGATAAAGTTAAATGAGCATCTAAAAAATATCTTAGAATACAAATAAAGCAATCAAGTGCAATAAAAAGATATaggcataaacataaaaataaaggtgcaaatgttatgaaaatgaaatgtatggtcTAGAGCTAGTCTAATCATCATGATGAGGGGAGAAATGAGGCATCGAAGGGAAACAAGCTAAGAGAGATGTTATTTTCGTCTCCAAAGTCAAGAGACAAAAGTTAATATCTTCCCTAAGAGCTCGAATGTCGTTGCTCAAGATGTGGTTAGCATCGAGGCTAGCACTATTAACCTCGAAGGAAGGTTAAGCAGCATGCGAAAAAGAAGTCGATAGAGCAACGAGCTCGGGGACTGGAATATCGTCAAAAGCAGTGTCAACGTCATCATATTCATTATCCACTGGATGGTCATGTTTCATCCAAGTGTTGTTGGCAGCATCGAGATGATGTCCCGCATGATGTAGGATCCCATAACTAAAAGGTTGATTAGAAGAAATGGGGGTGTCTCCATGGGTTCTAATTCCTAATTGCCTAAAAACGTATGAAAAATACGTACCATGAGGAAGAGTAATACTTATATTCATCCCCCTTCCAATAGCTTTCTTAATGTCATTAAACAAGATAAGTGCAAGGTCAGGATGCCTATCGGATTTAAAATAGTCTAGCCACCAATAATCAATGTTTTGAAGCTTAGCATACTTTTTGATAGGTCTTAGATTCCAGGTGAGAATTAAATGGAGAACACAATCATAGAGATTGAGTTCGGATGCCGATCCAAACTAGATAAAAAGGGAGGGATCAAAATGCCCTTTTTC belongs to Gossypium arboreum isolate Shixiya-1 chromosome 7, ASM2569848v2, whole genome shotgun sequence and includes:
- the LOC108475895 gene encoding BTB/POZ domain-containing protein At5g17580-like; this encodes MAPKKRSRTSASSFNPSSELELSFSTCFQNSHTQQLGIRTHGDTPISSNQPFSYGILHHAGHHLDAANNTWMKHDHPVDNEYDDVDTAFDDIPVPELLLLWNILVFNSVALNWPNFVTLIKEPEFIKSTLILHSGWHSKAETKQHDRKAIRRYIIEVLNLRIVSPDSSQFPPYNFFVFVLRMTKSASSTELEVQVGSMPLSLDKELLASKSAKVAALLKENSNADLYYLLHDIPADSETFDLVARFCHGCAVQMSTENIVPLICLSFYLGMDENHCNNNLLSKAVTFFEQTVLPSWNEIIKALRSSEKSLQQTMQIGLFDACLQAMIAKASDNPRHLGEPIIVSTDKGDDSDRPNAKRRLFALDWQEDLTTLSLQLYEPIIYTMKQHEIPPTYISASIYRYAKKWIFHCNNGRETMSIYKRKSQRNVIETLEKLLPHGRELLPCTLLFEMLRCAINLEASSVCRKGFEIRIGKQLDQAKVKDLLILPQGYAKEVQYDIECIRRILKVFYSNYDSSDASGFISVAELMEEFLAEVACVMDLMIDSFISLAEMSMAAALGTKRNSDGIYRAIDIYFEKHAYLTEKEKEQVCKALDFRKMSPEACEHAAKNERLPVRAVVQVLFMAQLQMRETLAWTAYYDDKSEKEEKEEDEVRMEMEKMSIKVKELEKDCREMKQEITNGCIRQRVNKGKVSLWSEMKRKFGCMTSMGDFHCPAKKKKEHPKCGIHRNS
- the LOC108475901 gene encoding LOW QUALITY PROTEIN: BTB/POZ domain-containing protein At5g17580-like (The sequence of the model RefSeq protein was modified relative to this genomic sequence to represent the inferred CDS: substituted 1 base at 1 genomic stop codon); the encoded protein is MLFFLSYFSHYILQALNWPNFVTLIKEPEFIKSTLILHSGWHSKAETKQHDRKAIRRYIIEEVCLFPSALLKENSNADLYYLLHDIPVDSETFDLVARFCHGCAVQMSTENIVPLICLSFYLGMDENHCNNNLLSKAVTFFEQTVLPSWNEIIKALRSSEKSLQQTMQIGLFDACLQAMIAKASDNPRHLGAPIIVSTDKGDDSDRPNAKRRLFALDWQEDLTPLSLQLYEPIIYTMKQHEIPPTYISASIYRYAKKWIFHCNNGRETMSIYKRKSQRNVIETLEKLLPHRRELIPCTLLFEMLRCAINLEASSVCRKSFEIRIGKQLDRAKVKDLLILPQGYAKEVQYDIECIRRILKVFYSNYNSSDASGFISVAELMEEFLAEVACDMDLMIDSFISLVEMSMAAALGTKRNSDGIYRAIDIYFEKHAYLTEKEKEQVCKALDFRKMSPEACEHAAKNERLPVRAVVQVLFMAQLQMRETLARTAYYDDKSEKEEKEEDEVRMEMEKISIKVKELEKDCCXMKQEITNGCIRQRVNKGKVSLWSEMKRKFGCMTSMGDFHCPTKKKEHPKCEIHHNS